In Microbacterium sp. AB, a single genomic region encodes these proteins:
- a CDS encoding MFS transporter — MTTTTTPARRPWKTAFLAGMASYLDAAVLISTGIALVLYRPVLGIDDLQFGALSSLLTFSFAAGALFGGRLGDLFGRRVVYSVTLVALVASMALMAFAATIPMLFLGVVIAGLAIGADLPVSLALIAEEAPDGAKGRFVAFSAILWLVGISASNGLSAIVGGLGELGGRIMFVHVGVVALAVLIARLSLPESPEWAAAKADDRRRRTAGDEITLGSLRRLLRAPFLAALVATAVFYAAWTIASNTMGQFSALLFVELGGTTIQTFGLIKLVNIPLGLISGFVFMRIVDGRGRYAWFVVGAIVQIAAFGVPMLFGGQLWTLMFMTYAFSVGAAFAGEALFKVWSQELYPTLLRSSAQGTTIAAARVVAAIAAIFIPTIAASDPHALFVLLTACVAFSSLVGFVWIRRLPKAPAEVVTETARLADAG; from the coding sequence ATGACAACGACGACAACACCCGCACGTCGTCCCTGGAAGACCGCGTTCCTCGCCGGCATGGCGTCGTACCTCGATGCCGCCGTGCTCATCTCCACGGGCATCGCGCTCGTGCTCTATCGGCCGGTGCTCGGCATCGACGATCTGCAGTTCGGCGCGCTGTCGTCCCTCCTGACCTTCAGCTTCGCGGCCGGCGCGCTCTTCGGAGGCCGGCTCGGAGACCTCTTCGGGCGCAGGGTCGTCTACAGCGTGACGCTCGTCGCGCTCGTCGCGTCGATGGCGCTCATGGCGTTCGCCGCGACGATCCCGATGCTCTTCCTCGGCGTGGTCATCGCGGGCCTGGCGATCGGAGCCGACCTCCCCGTCTCGCTCGCGTTGATCGCGGAGGAGGCGCCGGACGGTGCGAAGGGCCGCTTCGTGGCGTTCTCCGCCATCCTCTGGCTCGTCGGGATCTCCGCCTCGAACGGCCTGAGCGCGATCGTCGGAGGGCTCGGCGAGCTGGGCGGGCGCATCATGTTCGTCCATGTCGGAGTCGTCGCCCTCGCCGTGCTGATCGCGCGTCTCTCGCTGCCGGAGTCGCCCGAGTGGGCGGCCGCGAAGGCCGACGACAGGAGGAGGCGGACGGCGGGGGACGAGATCACGCTCGGCTCTCTGCGCCGTCTGCTGCGCGCGCCGTTCCTCGCCGCCCTCGTCGCGACCGCCGTGTTCTACGCGGCGTGGACCATCGCCTCCAACACGATGGGCCAGTTCTCCGCCCTCCTCTTCGTCGAGCTCGGGGGGACGACGATCCAGACGTTCGGTCTGATCAAGCTCGTGAACATCCCGCTCGGCCTCATCAGCGGCTTCGTCTTCATGCGCATCGTCGACGGCAGGGGACGCTACGCCTGGTTCGTCGTGGGAGCGATCGTCCAGATCGCCGCCTTCGGCGTGCCGATGCTCTTCGGCGGGCAGCTGTGGACCCTCATGTTCATGACCTACGCGTTCTCCGTCGGGGCGGCGTTCGCCGGCGAGGCGCTGTTCAAGGTGTGGTCGCAGGAGCTCTACCCGACCCTTCTGCGCTCGTCGGCGCAGGGCACCACGATCGCCGCCGCACGCGTGGTCGCCGCCATCGCGGCGATCTTCATCCCGACGATCGCCGCATCCGACCCGCATGCGCTGTTCGTGCTCCTCACGGCGTGCGTGGCGTTCTCGTCGCTGGTGGGCTTCGTCTGGATCCGGCGTCTGCCGAAGGCCCCCGCAGAGGTCGTCACGGAGACCGCGAGGCTCGCCGACGCCGGGTGA
- a CDS encoding LacI family DNA-binding transcriptional regulator, with translation MGERSEKPSRRVTVSDVARLSGVSRATVSYVLNDAPNQTIPPATRQRVREAAAELGYTRSAAAVALRRGHSNIVLIVKDAALSGYITEPFIAAISERLRDAGHTPLTTDYTSDEALVALAGELGLFGVLSLAAVGAEVGPALEKSGVRRQYHSFGSRGEQTVDDERRPWEEEIGRAQVAHLSESGPMRMVYALPHPGSPRTTIARARARGAMGEYRRRTGEEMAAVVVGRERAEAREQIALLRSDAGEPRRLGVCCFDDVVAASVLAAALDSGIGVPDALSVIGVDDTPFAALMSPALSTVRVDSVLSGRRVAERFLGVDLDGGDAPAIEIVARATTAQVAAPPARRS, from the coding sequence ATGGGGGAGCGGTCGGAGAAGCCCAGCCGCCGTGTGACGGTCAGCGATGTCGCGCGCTTGAGCGGAGTCTCGCGGGCCACGGTCAGCTACGTGCTGAACGACGCCCCGAACCAGACGATCCCTCCCGCCACCCGGCAGCGGGTTCGAGAGGCGGCGGCCGAGCTCGGCTACACGCGCTCCGCGGCGGCCGTCGCGCTGCGCCGCGGGCACTCCAACATCGTGCTGATCGTGAAGGACGCCGCCCTCAGCGGCTACATCACGGAGCCGTTCATCGCCGCGATCTCGGAGCGCCTGAGGGATGCCGGGCACACCCCGCTGACGACCGACTACACCTCGGACGAGGCGCTCGTCGCGCTCGCGGGCGAGCTCGGGCTCTTCGGGGTGCTCTCGCTGGCGGCGGTGGGAGCGGAGGTCGGCCCGGCCTTGGAGAAGAGCGGCGTGCGCCGCCAGTACCACTCGTTCGGATCCCGGGGGGAGCAGACAGTGGACGACGAGCGTCGACCGTGGGAGGAGGAGATCGGCAGGGCGCAGGTGGCACATCTGAGCGAGTCCGGCCCGATGCGGATGGTCTATGCCCTTCCGCACCCCGGCTCGCCGCGCACGACGATCGCCCGCGCCCGGGCGCGTGGAGCGATGGGCGAGTACCGCAGACGGACGGGGGAGGAGATGGCGGCCGTCGTCGTCGGCCGGGAGCGGGCGGAGGCGCGCGAGCAGATCGCTCTGCTCCGGAGCGACGCGGGGGAGCCGCGGCGCCTCGGCGTGTGCTGCTTCGACGACGTGGTCGCGGCCTCGGTCCTGGCCGCGGCGCTCGACAGCGGCATCGGTGTGCCGGACGCGCTGTCGGTGATCGGCGTGGACGACACCCCCTTCGCGGCGCTCATGTCGCCCGCCCTGTCGACCGTCCGCGTCGACTCAGTGCTCTCGGGACGCCGCGTGGCGGAACGATTCCTCGGCGTCGACCTCGACGGCGGGGACGCTCCCGCGATCGAGATCGTCGCGCGCGCCACCACGGCTCAGGTCGCCGCGCCCCCGGCCCGCAGGTCGTAG
- a CDS encoding GNAT family N-acetyltransferase, with protein MSSPAQTALSFAVRTAREDEHETVGEVTYLGFGHGEPGARQPGEARLRLLRDAAARAEGGDLLVAANASDGRIVGTASLLRADSALIRQSRDDEAELRLLAVLPEARRRGIGEALLRESLERARAWGSPALVLDTGPWNERSQRLYRKLGFERLPERETLPASNGGNLAVYRYDLRAGGAAT; from the coding sequence ATGAGCTCCCCTGCGCAGACCGCGCTCTCCTTCGCCGTCCGCACGGCACGTGAGGACGAGCACGAGACGGTCGGAGAGGTGACCTACCTCGGCTTCGGCCACGGCGAGCCCGGCGCACGGCAGCCCGGCGAGGCACGCCTGCGCCTGCTGCGCGATGCGGCGGCCCGCGCCGAGGGCGGCGACCTGCTGGTCGCCGCGAACGCGTCGGACGGCCGCATCGTCGGCACGGCGAGCCTGCTGCGCGCCGACTCCGCCCTCATCCGCCAGTCGCGGGACGACGAGGCCGAGCTGCGGCTGCTCGCGGTGCTGCCCGAGGCGCGCCGCCGCGGCATCGGCGAGGCGCTCCTGCGCGAGTCCCTCGAGCGTGCACGCGCGTGGGGCTCCCCCGCGCTCGTCCTCGACACGGGACCGTGGAACGAGCGCTCGCAGCGTCTCTACCGGAAGCTCGGATTCGAGCGGCTCCCCGAGCGCGAGACCCTCCCGGCGTCGAACGGCGGCAACCTCGCGGTCTACCGCTACGACCTGCGGGCCGGGGGCGCGGCGACCTGA
- a CDS encoding LLM class flavin-dependent oxidoreductase, translated as MTQVPFAVAIELDGEGAHPAAALAGDGARALSARRVAETALAAERHGFTAVTFEDSPLPDGAVARLDAVQRAAYVAPLTSGIGLLPVVSVAFSEPFHVATQLASVDYASEGRAGWIVRAAGDASEAAAYGRAAIDDPAEVRREADDAIEVARRLWDSWQDDAVVRDVATGRYLDADRLHYADFEGASYSVKGPSIIPRPPQGQLVVAAGHAGDVDIVLVSAPDEDGVAARATAAREEGAGRVLAEIEYLLDSRGVTASDRLAALDARAVWEPGPRLRHVGDAAGLAALIARLAHVVDGVRLHPAVLDPDLDEAGRAVIPALRESLAFRSPVAGATLRETLGLRRPANRYERSVA; from the coding sequence ATGACGCAGGTGCCCTTCGCGGTCGCCATCGAGCTCGACGGCGAGGGGGCGCATCCCGCGGCCGCTCTGGCCGGGGACGGCGCACGCGCGCTCTCGGCGCGCCGCGTGGCCGAGACGGCGCTCGCCGCAGAGCGGCACGGCTTCACCGCCGTGACCTTCGAGGACTCGCCTCTTCCCGACGGCGCCGTCGCGCGGCTCGACGCCGTGCAGCGCGCGGCCTACGTCGCGCCGCTCACGAGCGGCATCGGGCTGCTCCCCGTGGTGTCGGTCGCGTTCTCCGAGCCGTTCCACGTCGCGACCCAGCTGGCGAGCGTCGACTACGCCTCGGAGGGACGCGCGGGATGGATCGTGCGCGCCGCGGGCGATGCGTCCGAGGCCGCGGCGTACGGCAGGGCGGCGATCGACGACCCCGCGGAGGTGCGCCGCGAGGCCGACGACGCGATCGAGGTCGCCCGTCGCCTGTGGGACTCGTGGCAGGACGACGCCGTCGTCCGCGACGTCGCGACGGGCCGCTATCTCGACGCCGACCGGCTGCACTACGCCGACTTCGAGGGGGCGTCGTACTCCGTCAAGGGACCGTCGATCATCCCGCGTCCGCCGCAGGGCCAGCTCGTCGTCGCGGCGGGCCATGCCGGCGACGTGGACATCGTGCTCGTGTCGGCGCCCGACGAGGACGGTGTCGCGGCCAGGGCCACGGCCGCGCGCGAGGAGGGCGCGGGCCGCGTCCTCGCCGAGATCGAGTACCTCCTCGACTCACGCGGCGTGACGGCATCCGACCGTCTGGCCGCGCTCGACGCGCGTGCCGTGTGGGAGCCCGGCCCCCGCCTGCGGCACGTCGGCGACGCAGCCGGCCTCGCCGCGCTCATCGCCCGGCTGGCGCACGTCGTCGACGGCGTGCGCCTGCATCCCGCCGTCCTCGACCCCGACCTCGACGAGGCCGGACGCGCCGTCATCCCCGCGCTGCGCGAGAGCCTGGCCTTCCGCTCGCCCGTCGCGGGCGCGACGCTGCGCGAGACGCTCGGCCTGCGGAGGCCGGCGAACCGCTACGAGAGGAGCGTCGCATGA